The following coding sequences lie in one Gloeomargarita sp. SKYB120 genomic window:
- a CDS encoding PIN/TRAM domain-containing protein, with protein MLDVVIIVSLLLAAGALGFQSVEWLPPETLAPVQNVTGLRWVLSGFSALILGLPLGVMVQGAYRRLERRLRQWPIERVLTQAVGLVLGLLVANLLLAPLFVLPIPVGLGWLKPLAAVVTSLALGYVGISVADTHGPALLRLLSPNTVQPMLLAEGTLQPATSKVLDSSVIIDGRIEPILATQFLEGQLIVPRFVLAELQALADSSNDQRRSRGRKGLELLKRLQQTYPQRLVIHSADYPDLHTVDAKLVRLAQELNAMLLTNDYGLNQVATVQNVKVLNINELAQALRALYQPGDTLDLKILKEGKEPSQGVGYLEDGTMVVVEQGRAYIGDQLPVVVTGSLQTSAGRMIFARPKTSLKT; from the coding sequence TCATTGTCTCGTTGCTGCTGGCCGCCGGGGCGCTGGGCTTTCAAAGTGTAGAGTGGTTACCCCCAGAAACCTTGGCACCGGTGCAAAATGTGACGGGCTTGCGGTGGGTATTGAGTGGGTTTAGCGCCCTGATTTTGGGTTTGCCGCTGGGTGTGATGGTGCAGGGAGCCTACCGGCGTTTGGAGCGACGCCTGCGGCAGTGGCCGATTGAACGGGTGTTGACCCAGGCGGTGGGGCTGGTGCTGGGACTGCTGGTGGCGAACCTGCTGTTGGCGCCCCTATTTGTGTTGCCAATTCCGGTGGGTTTGGGTTGGCTGAAACCCTTGGCGGCGGTGGTGACGAGTTTGGCCCTGGGCTATGTGGGCATCTCCGTTGCTGACACCCACGGGCCGGCGTTATTGCGCCTACTCAGTCCGAACACGGTACAGCCCATGTTGCTGGCGGAGGGAACCCTCCAACCGGCGACGAGCAAGGTTCTAGATAGCAGCGTGATCATTGACGGGCGTATTGAACCAATCCTAGCGACGCAGTTTTTGGAAGGTCAACTCATCGTGCCGCGCTTTGTGCTGGCGGAATTGCAGGCTTTGGCAGATAGCAGTAACGACCAGCGACGCAGCCGGGGACGCAAGGGGCTGGAACTGCTCAAACGGTTGCAACAGACGTATCCCCAGCGGCTGGTGATCCACAGCGCCGACTACCCCGACCTGCACACCGTAGACGCCAAGCTCGTGCGGTTGGCCCAGGAACTCAACGCGATGTTGCTCACCAACGACTATGGATTGAACCAGGTGGCCACGGTGCAAAATGTCAAGGTGTTGAACATCAATGAATTGGCCCAGGCCCTACGCGCGCTGTACCAGCCGGGGGACACCCTGGATCTGAAAATTCTCAAGGAGGGCAAGGAACCTAGCCAGGGCGTGGGGTATCTCGAGGACGGCACGATGGTGGTGGTCGAGCAGGGCCGCGCCTACATTGGGGACCAGTTGCCGGTTGTGGTAACGGGTTCCCTGCAAACCAGCGCTGGACGCATGATTTTTGCCCGCCCAAAGACGTCCCTTAAGACCTAA